The proteins below are encoded in one region of Leptotrichia sp. oral taxon 218:
- the leuC gene encoding 3-isopropylmalate dehydratase large subunit, translating to MSEIKNKEKNPKTLFDKVWEKHVITGEPGEAQLLYIDLHLIHEVTSPQAFSGLRIAGRKVRRPDLTFGTMDHNTPTIMADRMNIKDKVSKAQLDALSANCKEFGIELVDMFNENNGIVHMVGPEQGLTQPGKTVVCGDSHTATHGAFGALAFGIGTSEVEHVLATQTIWQKKPKTMGIEITGELQKGVYAKDIILHIIKTYGIGLGNGYAFEFFGDTIRNMSMEGRMTICNMAIEGGGKSGIIAPDETTFEYVRGRRFAPKGEEFDKKVAEWKELYTDSVDAFDKYIKVDVSNLEPQVTWGTNPEMGIGISERFPEIKDVNYERAYNYMGLTPGGSPYDIPLKHVFIGSCTNGRLADLEIAAKIVKGKKVAPNITAVVVPGSQLVKKAAEENGIAQIFKDAGFEWREAGCSTCLGMNPDLIPSGEHCASTSNRNFEGRQGKGARTHLVSPAMAAAAAIYGKFVDVRELDEVK from the coding sequence ATGTCAGAAATTAAAAATAAAGAGAAAAACCCAAAAACTTTGTTTGATAAAGTTTGGGAAAAACATGTGATTACAGGAGAACCTGGAGAAGCACAACTTTTGTATATTGATTTGCACTTGATTCATGAAGTTACTTCGCCACAAGCGTTTTCAGGATTGAGAATTGCAGGGAGAAAGGTTAGAAGACCTGACTTGACATTTGGAACAATGGATCACAATACGCCAACAATTATGGCTGACAGAATGAATATTAAAGATAAAGTTTCAAAGGCACAGTTGGATGCATTGTCGGCAAACTGTAAAGAATTTGGAATTGAGTTGGTTGATATGTTTAATGAAAATAATGGAATTGTGCATATGGTTGGACCTGAACAAGGGTTGACACAGCCTGGAAAAACTGTAGTTTGTGGAGATAGCCATACTGCGACTCATGGAGCTTTTGGAGCTTTGGCATTTGGAATTGGAACAAGTGAAGTGGAACATGTTTTGGCGACACAGACAATTTGGCAAAAGAAACCAAAAACAATGGGAATTGAAATAACTGGTGAATTGCAAAAAGGTGTTTATGCGAAGGATATAATTTTACATATTATTAAAACTTACGGAATTGGGCTAGGAAATGGGTATGCATTTGAATTTTTTGGAGATACAATTAGAAATATGTCAATGGAAGGAAGAATGACTATTTGTAACATGGCAATTGAAGGAGGAGGAAAATCAGGAATTATCGCACCTGACGAAACTACTTTTGAATATGTAAGAGGAAGAAGATTTGCACCAAAAGGCGAAGAATTTGATAAAAAAGTGGCTGAATGGAAAGAATTGTACACGGATTCTGTAGATGCATTTGACAAATACATAAAAGTTGATGTTTCAAACCTTGAACCACAAGTAACTTGGGGAACAAACCCTGAAATGGGAATTGGAATAAGTGAAAGATTCCCTGAAATTAAAGATGTAAACTACGAAAGAGCGTACAACTACATGGGACTTACACCAGGAGGATCACCTTACGACATTCCATTAAAACATGTATTTATCGGATCTTGCACAAATGGAAGATTAGCAGACTTAGAAATTGCAGCAAAAATTGTAAAAGGGAAGAAAGTTGCTCCAAACATTACAGCAGTAGTCGTTCCAGGATCACAACTTGTTAAAAAAGCAGCCGAAGAAAACGGAATCGCACAAATATTCAAAGACGCAGGATTTGAGTGGAGAGAAGCTGGATGCTCAACTTGCTTAGGAATGAACCCAGACTTAATTCCAAGCGGAGAACACTGTGCGTCAACTTCAAACAGAAACTTTGAAGGAAGACAGGGAAAAGGAGCAAGAACTCACTTAGTAAGTCCAGCAATGGCTGCGGCTGCTGCAATTTATGGGAAATTTGTGGATGTTAGAGAATTGGATGAAGTGAAATAG
- a CDS encoding NAD(P)H-dependent oxidoreductase has translation MKWNINYKIDYGKKEIKVKTVIFSHPWNGSFNKAILDKVVENLEKTKEKYTIIDLNKDGFNPVMTEKDLELYSQGKSADPLVLKYQEILKNTDELILIFPIWWMSLPAILKGFLDKVMLRGFAYESGKYGIKGLLPIKSAKMITTAEAPKFLLNIMGFGMTMRKANLGGVGIKNTKWIHYSLRAKGKYDDRKKFLEKVGEFVSE, from the coding sequence ATGAAGTGGAATATTAATTATAAAATTGATTACGGAAAGAAGGAAATAAAAGTGAAAACGGTAATTTTCTCACACCCATGGAATGGAAGTTTCAATAAGGCAATTTTAGATAAAGTAGTGGAAAATTTGGAGAAAACAAAAGAAAAATATACGATTATAGATTTGAATAAAGATGGATTCAATCCTGTGATGACTGAAAAAGATTTGGAATTGTATTCGCAAGGAAAAAGTGCTGATCCTTTAGTTTTGAAATATCAGGAAATTTTGAAAAATACAGATGAATTAATATTAATTTTTCCGATTTGGTGGATGTCATTACCTGCGATATTAAAAGGATTTTTGGATAAAGTTATGTTGAGAGGATTTGCTTATGAAAGTGGGAAATATGGAATAAAAGGACTTTTGCCAATAAAATCGGCTAAAATGATTACAACGGCTGAAGCACCAAAGTTTTTATTAAATATAATGGGGTTTGGAATGACGATGAGAAAGGCGAATCTTGGTGGAGTCGGAATAAAAAACACAAAATGGATTCATTATAGTTTAAGAGCAAAAGGAAAATATGATGATAGAAAGAAATTTCTTGAAAAAGTTGGGGAATTTGTGAGTGAATAG
- a CDS encoding type II toxin-antitoxin system RelB/DinJ family antitoxin, which produces MATVTARVDENVKKEAETLFKKMGLNMSTAMNLFLKKCILEQGIPFELKVPNRETRKILDEVEKGVGLSKTFGSIDELTEDLENNEKTPNKETLKAIQETEDILSGKIERKGYNSAEELFEDLGI; this is translated from the coding sequence ATGGCTACAGTAACAGCGAGAGTTGATGAAAATGTGAAAAAGGAAGCGGAAACTTTGTTTAAGAAAATGGGGCTTAATATGAGTACAGCGATGAATTTATTTTTAAAGAAGTGTATTTTGGAGCAAGGGATTCCGTTTGAATTGAAAGTGCCGAATAGAGAAACTAGAAAGATTTTGGATGAAGTTGAAAAAGGTGTTGGATTAAGCAAAACTTTTGGCAGCATAGATGAGTTGACGGAAGATTTAGAAAATAATGAGAAAACACCAAATAAAGAAACTTTAAAGGCAATACAGGAAACTGAAGATATTTTGAGTGGTAAAATTGAAAGAAAAGGGTATAATAGTGCTGAAGAATTATTTGAGGATTTAGGGATTTAG
- a CDS encoding type II toxin-antitoxin system YafQ family toxin → MKLTTKTTKRFDKDLKKLKKRKYDLILLAQVINKLSDSEILPEKYRDHYLTGDYKGFRECHIQPDWLLIYKIDKNILVLTLSRTGKYSDLF, encoded by the coding sequence ATGAAATTGACAACAAAGACGACCAAAAGGTTTGATAAGGACTTAAAAAAATTAAAGAAAAGAAAATATGATTTAATATTACTGGCACAGGTTATTAATAAATTATCTGATAGTGAAATTTTGCCTGAAAAATATAGAGATCATTATCTTACTGGTGATTATAAAGGATTTAGAGAATGTCATATTCAGCCTGACTGGCTCTTAATTTATAAAATTGATAAAAATATCTTGGTTTTGACATTGTCGAGAACTGGGAAATATTCAGATTTGTTTTAA
- the leuD gene encoding 3-isopropylmalate dehydratase small subunit — protein MKPFTKYEGTIVPIMNNNIDTDQLIPKQYLKSVEKTGFGKHVFDEWRYNEDGSDNMDFNLNKPEYKNGTILITGENFGCGSSREHAAWALQDYGIHVIVAGGYSGIFYMNWLNNGHLPITLPEADRIELSKLPGDAKVTVDLENNKLIANGKEYVFELEESWKQRLLKGLDSIGLTLQHEDEIRKYEESHK, from the coding sequence ATGAAACCATTTACAAAATATGAAGGAACAATTGTTCCAATAATGAATAACAACATAGATACAGATCAATTAATTCCAAAACAATATTTGAAAAGTGTTGAAAAAACAGGATTTGGAAAACATGTTTTCGATGAGTGGAGATATAACGAAGACGGATCTGACAATATGGATTTTAATTTGAATAAGCCAGAATACAAAAATGGAACAATTTTGATTACTGGAGAAAATTTTGGTTGTGGATCGAGTAGAGAACACGCTGCTTGGGCATTGCAAGACTACGGAATTCATGTAATTGTGGCTGGAGGATATTCAGGAATTTTTTACATGAACTGGTTAAACAATGGGCATCTGCCAATAACTTTGCCAGAAGCAGACAGAATCGAATTATCAAAATTGCCTGGAGATGCGAAAGTTACAGTTGATTTGGAAAATAACAAATTGATTGCGAATGGGAAAGAATATGTTTTTGAGCTGGAAGAAAGTTGGAAACAAAGACTACTTAAGGGACTGGATTCAATTGGATTGACTTTACAGCATGAAGATGAGATTAGGAAGTATGAGGAAAGTCATAAGTAG
- a CDS encoding ABC transporter ATP-binding protein yields the protein MEEILHYENITFRREGREILKGVDWHINKGENWALLGLNGSGKSTLLGMIPAYTFPTSGEVRVFGHKFGNYAWTKIRDRVGFVSSTLNNFLSTLNSQKLKDIVISGKFNSIGIYQEVTDEDRKKAEKIIEDFGITYIKDKYFATLSQGEQRRTLLARAFMNEPDLLILDEPCSGLDVKSREYLLSVLEKNSKNENAIPFIYVTHQIEEVIPAITHVTLLKDGKVFAKGRKKDILTDEVLSEMFEMPVKVVWENDRPWLIVK from the coding sequence ATGGAAGAAATTTTACATTACGAAAACATAACTTTCAGACGAGAAGGAAGAGAAATTTTAAAAGGTGTCGACTGGCACATAAATAAAGGAGAAAACTGGGCTTTGTTAGGATTAAATGGTTCTGGGAAATCTACCCTTTTGGGAATGATTCCAGCCTACACTTTTCCAACTTCAGGAGAAGTGCGAGTTTTTGGGCATAAATTTGGAAATTATGCTTGGACAAAAATTCGAGATAGAGTTGGTTTTGTGAGTTCTACTTTGAATAATTTTTTGAGTACATTAAATTCGCAAAAATTAAAAGATATTGTAATTTCTGGGAAATTTAATTCGATTGGAATTTATCAGGAAGTGACGGATGAAGATAGGAAAAAAGCTGAAAAAATAATTGAAGATTTTGGGATAACTTACATTAAGGATAAATATTTTGCAACATTGTCACAAGGTGAGCAAAGACGGACATTACTTGCACGGGCATTTATGAATGAGCCAGATTTATTGATTTTAGACGAACCTTGTTCAGGATTGGATGTAAAATCTCGAGAATATTTGTTGTCTGTTTTGGAAAAAAATTCTAAAAATGAAAATGCGATTCCATTTATTTATGTGACACATCAAATCGAGGAAGTGATTCCAGCGATAACTCATGTGACACTTTTAAAGGATGGTAAAGTTTTTGCAAAAGGTAGAAAAAAAGACATTTTGACAGATGAAGTTTTATCGGAAATGTTTGAGATGCCAGTAAAAGTTGTTTGGGAAAATGATAGACCTTGGTTGATTGTGAAATAA
- a CDS encoding YwqG family protein, whose product MEDKELKKLAKEIFEKIKKKYYETAKEMIVANASVNTSKEIKITDSKIEGIPYIPKGSKIPTNSEGKQFMFLAQINCADLKGLENFPKEGILQFWVLGDDLMGLDFDNSTNRNGFDIIYYEKIEDYYLEDEFNKMYNPYKYDSAWDFLVAHHPCKMEFSLGKQKENLDYDFLDILFEKVWEEENFKFDEKDKLSEEVEEIYGYEFYEENIGTKCNGFPFFTQSEPRKGDEMNEYDTLLFQINSGKEIMIGDCGVMNFFINREKLKNKDFSDVFYNWDCY is encoded by the coding sequence ATGGAAGATAAAGAATTAAAGAAGTTGGCAAAAGAGATTTTTGAAAAAATTAAAAAAAAGTATTATGAAACAGCAAAAGAAATGATAGTTGCAAATGCTTCAGTCAATACTTCAAAGGAAATAAAAATAACAGACAGTAAAATTGAAGGAATTCCATATATTCCAAAAGGGAGTAAAATTCCAACAAATTCAGAAGGGAAACAGTTTATGTTTCTTGCACAGATAAATTGTGCTGACTTAAAAGGTCTAGAAAATTTTCCAAAAGAAGGAATTTTGCAATTTTGGGTTTTGGGAGATGACTTGATGGGATTAGATTTTGACAACAGTACAAATCGGAATGGTTTTGATATAATTTATTATGAGAAAATTGAAGATTACTATTTGGAAGATGAGTTTAATAAAATGTATAATCCTTACAAATATGACTCGGCATGGGATTTTTTGGTAGCACATCATCCTTGCAAAATGGAATTTTCTTTGGGAAAACAAAAAGAGAATTTAGACTATGATTTTTTAGATATTTTATTTGAAAAAGTATGGGAAGAAGAAAATTTTAAATTTGATGAAAAAGATAAATTGTCTGAAGAAGTGGAAGAAATTTATGGATATGAATTTTATGAAGAAAATATTGGTACAAAATGTAATGGATTTCCATTTTTCACACAATCTGAACCAAGAAAAGGCGATGAAATGAATGAATACGATACTTTGTTATTTCAAATCAATAGTGGAAAAGAAATAATGATTGGAGATTGTGGAGTGATGAATTTTTTTATTAATCGTGAAAAATTAAAAAATAAAGACTTTTCAGATGTTTTCTACAATTGGGATTGTTATTGA
- a CDS encoding DUF2262 domain-containing protein produces the protein MKNKILKEINVEEIMEEIKKNPEENSEFKVLWNGEEIEVYLDYYDFEKEVDEVREKLKNLKILVENAKEWDKKIKDAAGEDFFEIIEGDNWPKSDFEEEDIPNLINYIEKYIGKEEADNLRNGNFTREAFKNLLYVSSITMDNNDCFNVGLFDIDYIMFGGHILFIDGNINGEFYGGDMAG, from the coding sequence TTGAAAAATAAAATTTTAAAAGAGATAAATGTTGAGGAAATAATGGAGGAAATTAAAAAAAATCCAGAAGAAAATAGCGAATTCAAAGTTTTGTGGAATGGTGAGGAAATTGAAGTATACTTGGATTATTATGATTTTGAAAAAGAAGTTGATGAAGTTCGAGAAAAATTAAAGAATTTGAAAATATTGGTTGAAAATGCGAAAGAATGGGACAAGAAAATAAAAGATGCAGCGGGAGAAGATTTTTTTGAAATAATAGAAGGTGATAATTGGCCTAAGTCAGATTTTGAAGAAGAAGATATACCAAATTTAATTAATTATATAGAAAAATATATTGGGAAAGAAGAAGCTGATAATTTGAGAAATGGAAATTTTACAAGAGAAGCATTTAAAAATTTACTTTATGTAAGTTCAATTACGATGGATAATAATGATTGTTTTAATGTTGGATTATTTGATATAGATTATATAATGTTTGGAGGTCATATTTTATTTATTGATGGAAATATAAATGGAGAATTTTATGGTGGAGATATGGCAGGATAA
- a CDS encoding DUF2262 domain-containing protein, which translates to MEIQDFVENTCMGNFKEWDGKIIWKGKETLVRLTIYKECDNVELEKEKMLKILEELYLNQDEWNKKVKDTMVKYFYDVLNDDFFDDGVFPEYPTCYDMLFEILKDDFTKEEAERIWKTKVFPLDKYRNYIFVDNIQITNEGNFYFEVADDYTVVGDNWIWLKGNIDKGFFAASFDDLFEFVTDLELNDEFSSILREKFKIGYADASSFFVSRREGLTKLYYKKNHKLAAIGNYKSGKKEGIWKFYDEDGKLTKKVSYVNDVAEKEVVC; encoded by the coding sequence ATGGAAATTCAGGATTTTGTTGAAAATACATGTATGGGAAATTTTAAAGAGTGGGACGGAAAAATTATTTGGAAAGGTAAAGAAACATTAGTAAGACTTACGATTTATAAAGAATGTGATAATGTTGAACTTGAAAAAGAAAAAATGCTTAAAATTTTGGAAGAATTGTATCTTAATCAGGATGAATGGAATAAAAAAGTGAAAGATACGATGGTTAAGTATTTTTATGATGTGCTGAATGATGATTTTTTTGATGATGGAGTATTTCCAGAGTATCCAACTTGCTATGATATGTTATTTGAAATTTTAAAAGACGATTTTACAAAAGAAGAAGCAGAAAGAATATGGAAAACAAAAGTATTTCCATTGGATAAGTATAGAAATTATATTTTTGTTGATAATATTCAGATAACAAATGAAGGAAATTTTTATTTTGAAGTAGCTGATGATTATACAGTTGTGGGGGATAACTGGATTTGGTTAAAAGGGAATATTGATAAGGGATTTTTTGCTGCAAGTTTTGATGATCTTTTTGAATTTGTCACTGACTTAGAATTAAATGACGAGTTTTCTTCAATTCTTCGTGAAAAATTTAAAATAGGTTATGCAGATGCTAGTAGTTTTTTTGTATCAAGAAGAGAAGGATTGACAAAACTTTATTATAAGAAGAATCACAAATTAGCGGCAATTGGAAATTATAAATCTGGAAAAAAAGAGGGAATTTGGAAATTCTATGATGAGGATGGGAAATTGACTAAGAAGGTTAGTTATGTTAATGATGTTGCTGAGAAAGAAGTTGTTTGTTGA
- the leuB gene encoding 3-isopropylmalate dehydrogenase, producing the protein MNYKIALLKGDGIGPEIVDEAVKVLDKIGEKFGHKFEYTQGYLGGESIDKYGIPYSEETAKICKESDSILLGSVGGPKWDNVDPDKRPEKGLLAIRKDLGVYTNLRPAVLFKQLKSASPLKDEIIGEGLDVMIVRELTGGIYFGPREYSDEKAIDTLPYTKGEIERIAKKAFEIAKLRGKKITSVDKHNVLDTSKLWRKTVNELAKDYPEVEVSHMYVDNAAMQLIANPRQFDVILTDNMFGDILSDEASMLTGSLGMLPSASLGDGKVGLYEPSHGSAPDIAGQNIANPIATILSAAMMLRYAFNLTKEADAVEKAIEEVLEDGFRTADIYTDGMKKVGTAEMGTEIANRI; encoded by the coding sequence ATGAACTACAAAATTGCATTATTAAAAGGGGACGGAATTGGTCCAGAAATTGTTGATGAAGCGGTAAAAGTTTTGGATAAAATTGGAGAAAAATTTGGACATAAATTTGAGTATACGCAAGGATATTTGGGAGGAGAATCTATTGATAAATATGGGATTCCTTATTCTGAAGAAACTGCGAAAATTTGTAAAGAGAGTGACTCAATTTTGTTGGGATCAGTTGGAGGGCCTAAATGGGATAATGTTGATCCTGATAAAAGACCTGAAAAAGGACTTCTTGCGATAAGAAAAGACTTGGGAGTTTACACAAATTTAAGACCAGCGGTTTTGTTTAAGCAATTGAAAAGTGCTAGTCCATTGAAGGATGAAATAATTGGAGAAGGGCTAGATGTAATGATAGTTAGAGAGCTTACAGGAGGAATTTATTTCGGTCCTAGAGAATATTCTGATGAAAAAGCTATCGACACATTGCCATATACAAAAGGGGAAATTGAAAGAATAGCAAAAAAAGCGTTTGAAATTGCAAAATTAAGAGGGAAAAAAATTACAAGTGTGGATAAACATAATGTTTTAGATACTTCAAAATTGTGGAGAAAAACAGTAAATGAACTTGCAAAAGATTATCCAGAAGTGGAAGTTTCCCACATGTATGTGGATAACGCTGCAATGCAATTAATTGCAAATCCAAGACAATTTGATGTAATTTTGACAGACAATATGTTTGGAGATATTTTATCAGATGAAGCTTCAATGCTTACAGGATCACTTGGAATGTTGCCATCAGCAAGTTTAGGAGACGGAAAAGTTGGACTTTATGAACCAAGCCACGGTTCAGCACCAGACATCGCAGGACAAAACATCGCAAACCCAATCGCAACAATCTTATCAGCAGCAATGATGTTAAGATACGCATTTAACTTGACAAAAGAAGCAGATGCAGTTGAAAAAGCAATCGAAGAAGTGCTAGAAGATGGATTCAGAACAGCTGATATTTATACTGATGGAATGAAAAAAGTTGGAACGGCTGAAATGGGAACTGAAATTGCTAATAGAATATAA
- a CDS encoding OmpA family protein, with the protein MKKIIIFCIFTIVSISFSMLGGPCSTTEKKCVLRGFKVDGKIINENEISELKEIVSVLNEFGESGTVDFIGHTDSNGTKKYNQKLSLIRARNVARLFREFGLKDAISIGKISGKGEEDPVDLNETDQGKYSNRRVEILFNNLKWKKFE; encoded by the coding sequence ATGAAAAAAATTATTATTTTTTGTATATTTACAATTGTGAGTATCTCTTTTTCAATGTTAGGAGGACCTTGTAGTACGACAGAGAAAAAATGTGTTTTAAGAGGTTTTAAAGTTGATGGAAAAATAATAAACGAGAATGAAATATCAGAACTCAAAGAAATTGTGAGTGTATTAAATGAATTTGGAGAAAGTGGAACTGTAGATTTTATAGGGCACACTGATTCAAATGGGACAAAAAAATATAATCAAAAATTATCATTGATAAGAGCTAGAAATGTTGCTAGATTGTTTAGAGAATTTGGTTTAAAAGATGCTATTTCAATTGGAAAAATAAGTGGTAAAGGAGAAGAGGATCCAGTTGATTTAAATGAGACAGATCAAGGGAAATATAGTAACAGAAGAGTAGAGATTTTATTTAATAATTTAAAATGGAAAAAATTTGAATAA
- a CDS encoding DUF2262 domain-containing protein yields MEVDLEYYDFEKEIDEIKEKLENLKTLVENAEEWDKKIKDAAGEYILEDAQYWWEPSADYEDEDMPGLIEDLAEIVGKEEAEKMVNDEELSLEVFKKLIYVDSITLNEDGNFDVSLFDIDELIFSGHIMFVYGNINGEFSGGDFAG; encoded by the coding sequence ATTGAAGTAGATTTAGAATATTACGATTTTGAGAAAGAAATTGATGAAATTAAAGAAAAATTGGAAAATTTGAAAACATTGGTTGAGAATGCTGAAGAGTGGGATAAGAAGATAAAAGATGCGGCAGGAGAATATATTCTTGAAGATGCTCAGTATTGGTGGGAGCCGTCGGCAGATTATGAAGATGAAGATATGCCTGGTTTAATTGAAGATTTAGCTGAAATAGTTGGAAAAGAAGAAGCTGAAAAAATGGTAAATGATGAAGAATTGTCACTAGAAGTATTTAAAAAATTGATTTATGTAGATTCTATAACATTAAATGAAGATGGCAATTTCGATGTTTCGTTGTTTGATATAGATGAATTAATATTTAGCGGACATATAATGTTTGTATATGGAAATATAAATGGAGAATTTTCAGGTGGAGATTTTGCAGGATAA
- a CDS encoding metallophosphoesterase — MKAKNWIIKFLLVFAGLIVIFLIYAHYEYRHIKIRTIEIKSKDIPKEFDGKRVLFVADFQYDTMTRFNRKQQKKAIELINAQKKDMILLGGDYATWEKNIPKFYEDAKNIKIPELGVYAIYGNHEYPGEKETAENMKKLGFNLLTNENRKVMINNEKIYIAGVTDLWHGKPDAKKALEGTKKEDFVLFLTHNPEYFEQMSETEKEKTDMILAGHTHAGQVTFFGKIIVSAVKDKKKYGYGMKEYGGHKIYITSGVGGAFLEMFIRFFAQPEIVIFELKRIN, encoded by the coding sequence ATGAAGGCAAAAAATTGGATTATTAAATTTCTGTTGGTTTTTGCGGGACTAATTGTGATATTTTTAATTTATGCTCATTATGAGTACAGGCATATTAAAATTAGGACAATTGAGATAAAATCAAAAGATATTCCAAAAGAATTTGATGGGAAAAGAGTGCTGTTTGTGGCGGATTTTCAGTATGATACGATGACACGGTTTAATAGAAAGCAGCAGAAAAAGGCAATTGAACTGATTAATGCACAAAAAAAGGATATGATTCTTTTAGGTGGAGATTATGCGACTTGGGAGAAAAATATTCCTAAGTTTTATGAAGATGCTAAAAATATTAAAATTCCTGAACTTGGAGTATATGCGATTTATGGAAATCATGAGTATCCAGGTGAAAAGGAAACTGCTGAAAATATGAAAAAACTTGGGTTTAATCTGCTTACAAATGAAAATAGAAAAGTAATGATAAATAATGAGAAAATATACATCGCTGGAGTGACTGACTTGTGGCATGGAAAACCTGATGCGAAAAAAGCTCTTGAAGGTACGAAAAAAGAAGACTTTGTGTTATTTTTAACTCATAATCCTGAATATTTTGAGCAAATGTCGGAAACTGAAAAGGAAAAAACTGATATGATTTTAGCAGGACACACCCACGCTGGACAGGTTACTTTTTTTGGAAAAATTATTGTGTCGGCAGTGAAGGATAAGAAAAAATATGGCTACGGAATGAAAGAGTATGGCGGACATAAAATTTATATTACTTCTGGAGTTGGTGGTGCTTTTCTTGAGATGTTTATTCGATTTTTCGCACAGCCTGAAATTGTGATTTTTGAGTTGAAGAGAATTAATTAA
- a CDS encoding Fic family protein, with amino-acid sequence MDIKTINYEYFLDLSVRMTHHSNAIEGNTLTLNETATIILDSTIPGSKSVREVFEVLNHKKAIDYIISELENEKKLDIYMIKNINKEILDRLNDNAGNFKNSSNAIIGADFETSTPSQAPVLTKNWIENLNYRLELCKTDDEKLSEILNSHIEFERIHPFSDGNGRTGRLIMLYLCFQENISPFVIEKNDRALYMNYLREQNADIILDKVKELQEFEKKRMEQF; translated from the coding sequence ATGGATATAAAAACTATAAATTATGAATATTTTTTAGATTTATCAGTAAGAATGACGCATCACTCGAATGCTATTGAAGGAAATACATTGACACTAAATGAAACTGCTACAATTATTTTGGATAGTACAATACCTGGAAGCAAGAGTGTACGTGAAGTTTTTGAAGTTTTAAATCATAAGAAAGCAATTGATTATATTATAAGTGAACTTGAAAATGAGAAAAAATTAGATATTTATATGATTAAAAATATAAATAAGGAAATTTTAGACAGGTTGAATGACAATGCGGGAAATTTTAAAAATAGCAGTAATGCAATAATTGGTGCAGATTTTGAAACTTCTACACCAAGTCAAGCACCAGTTCTTACAAAAAATTGGATTGAAAACTTGAATTATAGGTTGGAATTGTGTAAAACTGATGATGAAAAGTTGTCAGAAATATTAAATTCTCATATAGAATTTGAGAGAATTCATCCTTTTAGCGATGGAAATGGACGAACAGGAAGGCTGATTATGCTGTATTTGTGTTTTCAGGAAAATATAAGTCCGTTTGTGATTGAAAAAAATGATAGAGCATTGTATATGAACTATTTAAGGGAACAAAATGCAGATATTATTTTAGATAAAGTGAAGGAATTGCAAGAATTTGAAAAGAAACGAATGGAACAATTTTAA